From Vitis vinifera cultivar Pinot Noir 40024 chromosome 14, ASM3070453v1, a single genomic window includes:
- the LOC100256997 gene encoding probable aquaporin NIP-type yields MSRKPDEMTEEISKVEEGLGNAYKPKAIDEVYLCTSPAVVTITQKVIAEVIGTYFVVFAGCGSVAVNGIYGSVTFPGVAATWGLIVLVMIYALGHISGAHFNPAVTITFAILRRFPYWQVPLYIIGQLMGSILASGTLSFMFNIDREAYFGTVPAGSHGQSLVLEIIITFLLMFVISGVATDSRATGELAGIAVGMTIMLNVFVAGPVSGASMNPARSIGPALVKHVYKGLWVYVIGPIIGAIAGGLTYNLIRFTEKPLSELTKTSSLLRTISKSVPSTST; encoded by the exons ATGTCAAGAAAGCCAGATGAAATGACAGAAGAGATCTCAAAGGTTGAAGAAGGTCTGGGCAATGCCTATAAGCCCAAAGCCATCGACGAGGTCTACTTGTGTACTTCACCTGCGGTTGTAACCATCACACAAAAG GTGATAGCAGAAGTGATAGGGACGTATTTTGTGGTATTTGCGGGATGTGGATCAGTGGCAGTGAATGGGATATATGGGTCAGTGACATTCCCAGGAGTAGCAGCCACGTGGGGTTTGATAGTGTTGGTGATGATCTACGCTCTCGGTCATATTTCTGGTGCTCATTTCAATCCCGCCGTCACCATTACTTTTGCCATTCTCCGACGTTTCCCATACTGGCAG GTTCCATTGTACATTATAGGTCAATTAATGGGATCAATTCTAGCAAGTGGGACATTATCATTCATGTTCAATATAGATCGTGAAGCTTATTTTGGAACTGTTCCTGCCGGATCTCATGGCCAGTCTTTAGTCCTTGAAATCATCATCACCTTCCTACTCATGTTCGTCATCTCCGGCGTTGCCACCGATAGTAGAGCG aCAGGAGAATTGGCTGGGATCGCAGTTGGAATGACTATAATGTTGAATGTCTTTGTTGCTGG GCCTGTATCAGGAGCATCAATGAACCCAGCAAGAAGCATTGGACCAGCTTTGGTGAAGCATGTTTATAAAGGACTGTGGGTGTATGTAATTGGCCCAATTATTGGAGCCATTGCAGGGGGgcttacatataatttaatcaGATTTACTGAGAAGCCTCTTAGTGAGTTAACCAAGACTAGCTCCTTGCTCAGGACCATCTCCAAGAGTGTCCCTAGTACTTCCACTTAA